A stretch of the Vitis riparia cultivar Riparia Gloire de Montpellier isolate 1030 chromosome 13, EGFV_Vit.rip_1.0, whole genome shotgun sequence genome encodes the following:
- the LOC117929312 gene encoding annexin D4-like — translation MLIKDEEIVRILTTRSKPHLEEVFKCYYDDFDKDIAEDLGEESGLKDTIYCLCAPPVYFSKILDSAMKANATKNEKEALTRVIVTRANVDMKDIAEEYDRQYKTPLTQKIEDVALGNYKDFLVTLVQRALPKGSD, via the exons ATGCTaatcaaagatgaagagattgtaAGGATTCTAACAACAAGAAGCAAGCCTCATCTTGAGGAGGTCTTCAAATGTTACTATGATGATTTCGACAAGGACATTGCAGAG gatCTCGGTGAGGAATCAGGTTTGAAGGACACAATTTATTGCTTGTGTGCTCCTCCAGTGTATTTCAGTAAG ATTTTAGATTCAGCAATGAAAGCTAATGCAACCAAGAATGAAAAAGAGGCCCTAACTCGAGTTATTGTAACCCGAGCCAATGTTGATATGAAGGACATTGCTGAGGAATATGATAGGCAATATAAAACTCCTCTAACCCAGAAGATTGAAGATGTAGCTCTTGGAAATTATAAAGATTTCTTGGTTACGTTGGTCCAAAGAGCTCTGCCTAAAGGAAGTGATTAA